GTGGCCGTCCGGGGTAAAGACGTAGACCCGATCCGGTTCGATATCGACGCGCAGCTGTTCAGCCAGACCGCCGATATCACCCAGTTCTTCGTGCCATTCCAGCACCTGACGCAGCCAGGAGATTTTCTCCTCGTAATGATTGGAGCCGGATTTGACGTCGGTGCCTTTATAGCGCCAGTGGGCACAAACCCCGAGTTCGGCTTCTTCATGCATCGCGTGGGTGCGAATCTGCACCTCCAACACCTTGCCTTCCGGCCCGATGACGGCGGTGTGCAGCGAGCGATAGCCGTTTTCCTTGGGGTTGGCGATGTAGTCGTCGAACTCTTTCGGAATGTGTCGCCACAAGGTATGCACGATACCCAGCGCGGTATAGCAGTCGCGCATTTCCGGGACCAGCACACGCACGGCGCGCACGTCGTAGATCTGGCTGAATTCCAGACCCTTGCGCTGCATTTTGCGCCAGATCGAATAGATGTGCTTCGCCCGGCCACTGATGTCGGCGGTAACGCCGGTCGCCAGCAGCTCGTTTTCCAGCTGGGACATCACGTCGCTGATGAAGCGCTCGCGATCAAGGCGGCGCTCATGCAGCAGCTTGGCGATCTGTTTGTATTGTTCGGGCTCAAGGTAGCGGAAGGACAAATCCTCCAGCTCCCATTTGATGTGGCCGATACCCAGGCGGTGCGCCAATGGCGCATAGATGTCGAAGACTTCCCGGGCAACGCGGTTGCGTTTTTCCTCGTCGGTATTCTTCACCGCGCGGATGGCGCAGGTCCGTTCGGCCAGTTTGATCAAGGCCACGCGGACGTCGTCGACCATGGCCACGAGCATCTTGCGCAGGTTTTCCACCTGCGCCTGACTGCCCAGCACCAAAGACTGGCGCGGGCTGAGGCTGGCACTGATGGCGGCCATGCGCAGCACGCCGTCGATCAGTTTGGCCACGGTCGCGCCGAAGCGCTGCTCGACATCGGGCAGCGGAATCTTGCCTTCGCGCACGGCACGGTAAAGCACCGCCGCAACCAGCGAGTCCTGATCGAGCTTGAGGTCGGCCAGGATCTCGGCAATCTCCAGACCAGTCTGGAAACTCGAGGTACCTTCGGCCCAGCGATTCTTTGAAGCGTTGTCCTGTTGCTCGGCGTTGCGGGCAAACTCACAGGCCTCTTTCAAGGCTTGTCGATCCAAAATCAGGTCGACGCTGACCACATGATCCAGCCATGCGTCGAGGTTGATACTGCCGTCTGTGTTTATCGGCTGGTGTGCTCTCACCTGTACCATGTCGCTTACCTTCCCTACGGCGCGATGAATAGCGCCTAAAGTCGCTGGCCTTCTTGAGCGAACACTCCTTGCCGGGCAAGCAAGGACTGGCATTCGCGGGCCAGTCGGATTAAACGAGACTCCATGTGAACCGCTGACTCAATTCCCTAAGCCGCTGCTCACTTACTCGCTTCAAATAAAGCCATCGCCTCGACATGAGCTGTCTGTGGAAACATATCGAGGATTCCGGCACGTTTTAATCGGTAGCCCTGTTTGACCAATTCGACAGTATCGCGCGCCAAAGTTGCCGGGTTACATGACACATAGAGCAACCGTTCGGCACCTAATGCCTTGAGCTTGCGTACCGCCTCGAAAGCACCGTCACGCGGCGGGTCCAAGAGTACCGCAGAAAAGCCCTCTGCGGCCCAGTTCGCTTGTGCCAGCGGCTGGGACAAATCCGCCTGAAAAAAGGCTACGTTGTGCAGATCATTACTTATTGCATTGGCCGACGCACGCTCGACCATGGTCGCGACACCTTCGACTGCAACCACTTCCCGGGCCAGTCGGGCCAGGGGTAACGCAAAATTGCCCAGACCACAAAACAGGTCCAGAACGCGCTCGTCGGACTTGGGTGCGAGCCAGTCCAGAGCCTGCTCGATCATCGCGGTATTGATCGCCGCGTTGACCTGAATGAAGTCTCCCGGCCGGTAAGCCAGGTCCAGATTCCAGGGTTCCAGACGATAGCCCAAAGCCTGTGCAGCGTCCGTCGGTTGCGGATCGCCTTCGCCATGCAGCCAGAGTTGCGCGTCATGGTCTTTGCAGAACGTTTGCAGGGTTGCCAGATCGGCATCGGCCAGCGGCGCGGTGTGGCGCAGCAATACAGCCGTGGAAGAACCACTGAACAGCTCGACATGACCCAGCACCTGCGGTTTGCGGAAGCTTCTCAGCATCGCCGGCAATTGCATCATGATCGGTTGCAAGGCCTGTACCAGCACCGGGCATTCTTCGATGGAAACGATGTCCTGACTGGCAGCGGCCCGAAAGCCGACATCCAGGCGTTTGGCCTTGGCATCCCAGCGCACCGCGACCCGGGCGCGTCGCCGGTAGGCGAATTCGGCACCGGTCAAAGGCGCCGCCCACTCTTGCGGCTCGACACCGGCCACTCGCTGCAATTGCTCGGCAAGCATGCGCTGTTTCAGGGCGAGCTGTTCGCTGTGGGGCAGATGCTGCACGCTACAGCCACCGCAGCGGCCGAAATGCACGCAAGGTGCCGGACGGCGCATGGCGCTCGGCTGGAATACCCGCTCAGTGCGCGCTTCGACGACCTTGCCGTGGGCGTTGAGCACCCGCGCTTCAACTTCTTCACCGGCCAGACTGCCGGCGACGAACCAGGTTCGCCCGTCGAGAAACGCAATACCGCGCCCGTCGTTGGACAGACGCTCGATGGTCAGCCGCTGTTTTTTTCCGGTGGGGATCTGCGTCGCCCGAACACCGCCTGCTGGTTGGAAGCGCAGGCCTCTTTCATGTTTGGCCATCAGTTGGGCGCGTCGTAGACGCCGGTCGACAAGTAACGGTCGCCACGGTCACAGATGATCGCGACCATGACCGCATTTTCGACTTCACGAGACAGACGCAACATGCCCGCGACCGCACCGCCGGAGGAAACGCCGCAGAAGATGCCTTCTTCGCGCGCCAGACGACGCATGGTGTCTTCGGCTTCGGCCTGGGCCATATCGAGAATGCGATCAACCCGGTCAGCCTGATAGATGCGCGGCAGGTATTCTTCCGGCCAGCGACGAATACCCGGAATCGCGGCGCCTTCCATGGGTTGCAGACCGACGATCTGCACCTGTGGATTTTGCTCTTTCAGGTAACGGGAAACGCCCATGATGGTGCCGGTGGTGCCCATGGAACTGACGAAATGGGTAATGGTGCCGCCGGTCTGCCGCCAGATTTCCGGGCCGGTGCTGGTGTAGTGCGCCTCGGGATTATCGCCGTTGGCGAACTGATCGAGCACCTTGCCGCGACCTTCGTTCTGCATGCGTTCAGCCAGGTCGCGGGCGCCTTCCATGCCCTCTTCCTTGCTGACCAGAATCAACTCGGCGCCATAGGCGGTCATCGCCGCCTTGCGCTCGGCGCTGGAATTGTCGGGCATGATCAGAATCATCCGGTAACCCTTGATCGCCGCAGCCATGCCCAGGGCGATGCCGGTATTGCCGGAAGTCGCTTCAATCAAGGTGTCGCCGGGGTGAATCTGCCCGCGCAATTCAGCGCGGGTAATCATCGACAGCGCCGGACGGTCTTTCACGGACCCAGCCGGGTTATTACCCTCCAGCTTGAGCAGAAGAATATTACTGGTATCGCCCGCCATACGTTGCAGACGCACAAGCGGGGTGTTGCCGACGCAATCGGCAATGGTTGGGTACTGCAGGGTCATGGCGTATTCGCAATCCAGACTGCGGGGGCGCCTATCATAACGGCAAACGCCAAAACCCCATATCACGCAAAGTGCGGGGGTTATCGCTAAAAGGAATAAGGCGCTATGCCGCGCCGCTATTCGTTGCAAGGCTTGTCTGCGAACTTGGATATCCAACGGGTGCGATACTTGCAAATCATCGTGGGACCGGATTTATCCGGGAAGGGGCCGGCTCAGACAACCTAGCTGATGGGTTTTCGCGGCTGGCTAAGGTTCTATTGCTTTTTGAATTGGGTAGCAACAACAGCATTTGCGGTGCGGCTTATAGAGGTTTCGCCCTGACGGTCGACCCCCTTTGTTTCGGCAAAGGGGGGAAACCATTCTGCGCTGACGTCCGGCCCCTGCTTCGCAGCGGTTCCTTCGCTCCGGTGTCGTGGTGGGGCGACGCGCCGACGCGCCATCCCTGGCGCAACGGCGCTCGCTCGGCATCCATGCCGAGCGCACCCCACCACGACACCTCCACTCAGCCTCCCGACGCGCGTTTGGCGGTGTTTGCAACATCTTCGTACGGAAAAGCGAGATCAAAAGCCTCAGTTCTTCGCCAACAACCGCATCTTCAATCGCAACCCGCCTTCGATGTTCTCCGCCCACAACATCCCGCCCTGCAGGGCCAGGGAGTTGCGGGCGATGCTCAGGCCGAGGCCGAAGCCTCCATTGCCGGGGCGGGAGCCGTCCAGGCGAGTGAAGGGCGCAAATATTCGCTCCAGTTCGCCCTCGTCCACCCCGCCGCCCTGATCGTCGAGCCAGAGTTGCCAGAATTCCCCGTCATGCTTGCCACTGAGGCGCACGATGCCTTGCGGCGGTGAATGACGAATGGCGTTGCGCAGAATATTTTCCAGCGCCTGAGCCAGGGTATTGAGGTGGCCACAGACCCAGCAATCGGCGTCGAGATCGCACTGCAGCTGGGCGGCGGGCCAGCCGCTTTCGAAACAGGCGTTCTCGGCGAGCATTTCCCAGAGCGCCAGTACCTGAATGTCTTCCTTGGGCAGTTGCTGACGCTCGGTGTCGAGCCAGGCCAGTTGCAAGGTGTCATCCACCAGACGCTGCATGCCGTCCACCTCACGGCCGAGGCGCCCCCGCAAATCGACGAGGCTTTGCTCACTCTCGCAGGCCACCCGC
This genomic window from Pseudomonas sp. G.S.17 contains:
- the relA gene encoding GTP diphosphokinase, with the translated sequence MVQVRAHQPINTDGSINLDAWLDHVVSVDLILDRQALKEACEFARNAEQQDNASKNRWAEGTSSFQTGLEIAEILADLKLDQDSLVAAVLYRAVREGKIPLPDVEQRFGATVAKLIDGVLRMAAISASLSPRQSLVLGSQAQVENLRKMLVAMVDDVRVALIKLAERTCAIRAVKNTDEEKRNRVAREVFDIYAPLAHRLGIGHIKWELEDLSFRYLEPEQYKQIAKLLHERRLDRERFISDVMSQLENELLATGVTADISGRAKHIYSIWRKMQRKGLEFSQIYDVRAVRVLVPEMRDCYTALGIVHTLWRHIPKEFDDYIANPKENGYRSLHTAVIGPEGKVLEVQIRTHAMHEEAELGVCAHWRYKGTDVKSGSNHYEEKISWLRQVLEWHEELGDIGGLAEQLRVDIEPDRVYVFTPDGHAIDLPKGATPLDFAYRVHTEIGHNCRGAKINGRIVPLNYSLQTGEQVEIITSKHGTPSRDWLNSNLGYITTSRARAKIVHWFKLQARDQNVAAGKTLLERELARLAFPAVDYDRLAEKANLKTAEDMYAALGAGDLRLTQLVNLAQQLVEPERGNEQIELVPRKATGYKPGKRGDIQIQGVGNLMTQMAGCCQPLPGDAIVGYITQGRGVSIHRQDCASVLQLGGREPERIIQVSWGPIPVLTYPVDIIIRAYDRSGLLRDVSQVLLNERINVLAVNTRSNKEDNTALMSLTIEIPGLDALGRLLGRISQLPNIIETRRNRTP
- the rlmD gene encoding 23S rRNA (uracil(1939)-C(5))-methyltransferase RlmD; amino-acid sequence: MAKHERGLRFQPAGGVRATQIPTGKKQRLTIERLSNDGRGIAFLDGRTWFVAGSLAGEEVEARVLNAHGKVVEARTERVFQPSAMRRPAPCVHFGRCGGCSVQHLPHSEQLALKQRMLAEQLQRVAGVEPQEWAAPLTGAEFAYRRRARVAVRWDAKAKRLDVGFRAAASQDIVSIEECPVLVQALQPIMMQLPAMLRSFRKPQVLGHVELFSGSSTAVLLRHTAPLADADLATLQTFCKDHDAQLWLHGEGDPQPTDAAQALGYRLEPWNLDLAYRPGDFIQVNAAINTAMIEQALDWLAPKSDERVLDLFCGLGNFALPLARLAREVVAVEGVATMVERASANAISNDLHNVAFFQADLSQPLAQANWAAEGFSAVLLDPPRDGAFEAVRKLKALGAERLLYVSCNPATLARDTVELVKQGYRLKRAGILDMFPQTAHVEAMALFEASK
- the cysM gene encoding cysteine synthase CysM; amino-acid sequence: MTLQYPTIADCVGNTPLVRLQRMAGDTSNILLLKLEGNNPAGSVKDRPALSMITRAELRGQIHPGDTLIEATSGNTGIALGMAAAIKGYRMILIMPDNSSAERKAAMTAYGAELILVSKEEGMEGARDLAERMQNEGRGKVLDQFANGDNPEAHYTSTGPEIWRQTGGTITHFVSSMGTTGTIMGVSRYLKEQNPQVQIVGLQPMEGAAIPGIRRWPEEYLPRIYQADRVDRILDMAQAEAEDTMRRLAREEGIFCGVSSGGAVAGMLRLSREVENAVMVAIICDRGDRYLSTGVYDAPN